In Candidatus Gastranaerophilales bacterium, a single genomic region encodes these proteins:
- the ruvC gene encoding crossover junction endodeoxyribonuclease RuvC, with protein sequence MRIMGIDPGMAIVGYSIVDIENDTNILVASGSIQTDKGDSDSKRLAEIGADMATLIEKYHPDVASVEKLFFFKNQKTIIPVAEARGVILMELEKYEVPMYEYTPMVVKQVMTGYGRASKEEVAIMVEKSIEYETLPKLDDTLDSIAIALCHARSCISI encoded by the coding sequence ATGAGAATTATGGGAATAGACCCCGGAATGGCAATCGTGGGGTACTCAATAGTTGATATAGAAAATGACACAAATATTCTTGTCGCATCTGGTTCAATCCAAACTGACAAGGGGGATTCTGACTCAAAAAGACTCGCTGAAATCGGAGCAGATATGGCGACTTTAATCGAAAAATATCACCCTGATGTTGCAAGCGTCGAAAAGTTGTTCTTTTTCAAAAATCAAAAAACCATTATTCCTGTAGCTGAAGCCCGAGGCGTTATTCTTATGGAGCTTGAAAAATATGAAGTTCCGATGTACGAATATACTCCAATGGTCGTGAAACAAGTAATGACAGGATACGGGAGAGCCTCTAAAGAAGAAGTAGCCATAATGGTTGAAAAATCCATTGAGTATGAAACGTTACCAAAACTTGACGATACTTTGGATTCAATCGCAATAGCTTTATGCCACGCAAGAAGTTGTATTTCCATATAA